The following DNA comes from Anticarsia gemmatalis isolate Benzon Research Colony breed Stoneville strain chromosome 10, ilAntGemm2 primary, whole genome shotgun sequence.
TTTCCATTAATCGAATCATGAGCAGAAATATAGCAAATTAATATCGTTATTTAATTTCCAGGGCTGTAATTTACTTCCTTCTATTCGGCTTCCACTCAAGTCCCTTCCTAGAGCTGAACAACAGTGATCCTCCGTTGCACTGTTGTTCACACGACGCGGCCCAAGTGCGGGCCGAGGTGGACGCGCTAAGACAAGACTTCAATGTACGCATGAAGAAGATCATATTTAATTCAGTCGTGGGCGCTTACTATTCCAGTTTTATACCTTGCTGTTTTGCACAGGTAAGTCAAcaaatattcaacattttttctaataatatgatgatttttaatttcacatttGTTCGACAAAGTAATGTTAAATATAGATTCTGAAATTTGTTTACAGATGGAATTGATTTAccttttatagttaaaatatcaGGAGAAAATTTTTTAATCCATCgtcttatttttcaatttagtaTATCAATATATCAATTTAGTTTCATTTGAATTCTCACTTTGCTACcaatatgaataatttttcatttcactTGAACTATCTTAACTACCAAAgcttaaacttttttttgtccCCAGTCATACCTATACTACGACGTATACGCAGCGTCGCAGCAGACAGCGTTCGTGTGGGCGGGGCTGTTCGCGCGCTACACGTCGCAGCTGGTGAGCGCCACGTACTGCGAcgtgccgcaccgcgccgcgctGCACCTGGGCCGCTGGCGCCCCGACAACACTTGCACAGGTACTTTGTGGCGATTCAGGAAACGTTACAGACATGCACTATATGGTGAGTGGGTTACCGCTTCAAGGATCTGCTGCTGCAGTCTTAAGGCTCAAGGCGTGGATGTTGCTTAGAGACCATGCGGATGGCCTGGCTTTATGCTTCTTCAAAATTCTTCTAATTGAAAATGATCAGTAAGTTCAATATATCGATTCCTAGTTAAAAAAGACATTACTGCAAATATACTATTAACATTATTGTGATGTAggtaaaaaatctatattattatatgctttctatctttttctttttactaaataaatgttataggCAGCACAAATtgcattaaatatttgatagaaaTTTGATTCTCTTCTGGCTCGGGTACAATATTATGTCATTGTGTAAACGTGTGACTAACGCTACTTTAACAGGCAATATTGCTGGGCAATATATGAGGCAACTTTTATATTTCGCAAAAAGTAAGTGCGTATTTTACCTCATATGTTCATGTCCACAGAGGGTTGTGAGGTGTCGGAGTGGTGCGGGGCGCGCGTGTGGGCGCGGGGCGCGCGCGTGCTGGCGGGCTCCCGGACCTTCGTGGCGCTGTCGCCCGCCGTGGCCGCCGACCCCAACAGTGTCGCGCACTCGCGCTTCCATGTacgtacatttatttacttattttaactgTTCTACTGTCAATGTCAATATTACCACGACCATttccaattattattatggataCTTAGTTTggttattaaacaatatttgtattgttatatgTAATTGATTGTGTGATTAGTATTTACGTTTCCGCTCGTTTCAGACCGGTTAAACAATTAGAAAGTGCCATGAAAACCACGTCACAAATTGCACTGCTACGTTAGATTGCCTTGACATTGACaatgatgaataaataaagatcAATCACGGAAAGCAATAAATTGCACGTCTTGACTGAACAATGCTACTATTACAAGTTACGATAAAATCTTGTTTCAATGTtacaaattataacattttactaaaataaatagacatttCTGAATGCTGcatcattgaaaatattaattatttttctttgttctcAGACGGTGTTCGTAAATCCATCGTTACTGCTGTGCGGTATGCTCTGCCTGCAACTCTCCCTCATAGTCCTCCAACTATGCCTACTATTCAGCTCCATACAGTGGCACAACTTTATATCAATAGTTATACTACTGTTCATTAATTATTACACTCTATTCAAAATGGTGCGCGATTATTTAGTCGCGTGGAAAGTCTACAAAGCGGAGAATATGATACAAGATAAAAACGGCTCAGTACATCCAGTCtctaattaatttagttttaaggcGTACTAAAGTCTCCCGCGCACAAAATTTGTCTAAAAAGAACTTGTTTCAAACTTCGTAATATTGTGCGGATAGAAAAATGTCTTCGAAAAAATACTGGCcatctcatttttatttttatatcgtcTGCAAtgtcagtatttatttttaaacaacaaatcagattatttgtattttgtagcCAGTAGCAATAAATTGACgatacacaataataattttgtgatatttataaacaagtaatgaattttatactgtaaaatgttttatgatacTAAGAGCATACCCAATTAGTTAGGCCAATTATTTAGTCATTACTGACACATGTACTTGCCAGTAAAAATTTAAGAATCCGTagattagtttaaaaatatgttttcacttAAATATATACATTCCATTACGACCCCACAATATTACGAAGTTTGACACGCCAAAGCTGTATTCTGTTGAATATCTCACTATTGTGTCaattgtacttaaatatttgtttagacCTGCGCTCATATATGTTAAGGATTCGGTTTTTTGAACAAAGTAACACAGTTACATAGCATTGAATGTGAAATGTATAAGACTGATGGGAACTAGaccatttattttacattcatataCAGTAGTATGTCATTTGACCCCATAATCTTGAGATTTGACACAATGTTGTAACAATTACATCTTACTTGCCATAAtggaaagttttatttttagtttgtatAATGACTATCCCGGGAAATCTCATTTCATCATGATCTAGTCAATGGACATGaatgtaagtaaattattaaaataaaaacttgaatGAACAGaggttatatattttttattttaatattaataacatacatacacaggCTGATGGTGATTAGTGTggctagttaaaaaaaatataaaaataataaagtgaagGAAGAAGGTTATAATATAGTCAACTTActctgaaaaacatattttatattttagggaTTAGAGTATCTACCCATTGATTacagaattaaataaaagatagatagatttaATACACCAGTAACAAAGaagttctattattatttacagacaTACATTATATGTACAGTTAATAGTTATATTACATACAGATAAAGGAAAGTCATAAATTACTTGATAAGTTATAATCAAGACTCATTGGCCGACTCATGgacattacaatttattagacTTTGGTACAAGGCCATTTTCCATAGTATAGTCCTTTAAAATACACTTTGGGAGTTCAAAATATCTTACACCATAACATAGTTTTGGGtttaatttcatacatacataaaatcgttCCTATAGGTGTTCAGGGACCAAAGAACAAGACAAACTTCCTTTGACTCATTCATATccacatcttgttatacagggtTTGGTTTTATTGCTGTTAGATAATATATGGATTCAGAAATATAATCCCAAGActgtgtataattttgtttataattgcGAGGGCGCGTTTGGAAGATGTGCGTCACAATGTTCGAGGTCACCAATCCATAACTATCTTTGAATGATTTGCACTTTACACTGTGCACAAGAAAAATCTTGCCTATTATTGTGCCTACAAATGCCTTGCACTAAATACCTCTTAAGGATACAGCTAATGATTCGATtctataaaagtttataaactaGTCTTTACAAATCTggtatataaatagataaaccTGTTATTGTTGTCTTCCATTTATATCAATGGAAAATCCCAAGATAAATTCGAATAATCTcacatttctaaaaataacttatttaacaGACACCCAACTAGAAGTCTGATTACtgtcatttatttgtattttgattgACTTTAGTTTATCTCTCACAACATCACATGCCTGCAGCATCTCCTTATCTTTACGTTTCAGTGCGTTTGACCTGACCGCATGCCTGAATTCTACAAGTGTATCAACCACCGAATCTGATAAAATACTATCTTGGTTGTCTTGTAATTTCAAGCCAAGTCTTGTCAGTACACTGGTAATATAATCTGCGATTAAAACAATAGGCACTGGATAGTAGTCGGTTTTGTTTAACTTAATAATTCTATTAGCATTACTGACTAAGGTGAGCAGGTTACTGATGCATGAAGCAGTGTCAAAGTCTGACTTCAAAGCCTCTATGTTAGCCTCTTCTATTCTCTGCAAATCACTCAGTATCTTATCTTTATAATCTCCACTCCCAGGAGCATTGTTATTGACGTAATTGGATGCATCTTTGAGGaaaaatttgaatttgtttaacACTTCCTCTGCTGTCTTCATCATTTCGTCATTGTATTCCATTTGGTACCTGTAGTTGGAGGTCAGGCATGCCATTCTGAATACATCAGCACTGTATTTCTCTAGTAGGCTTGGTATAGAAATAGTATTTTGTAAGGATTTAGACATTTTAGCATCTCCTTTCACATGTAGGTGTCCAACATGTATCCAGTAGTTAGCCCATTGCCTTGTGTTGTGGAAGGCACAGGACTGAGCTTCCTCATTCTCATGGTGAGGGAACTGAAGGTCAATACCCCCTGCATGGAAGTCTAATTGTGTGCCAAAAAGTTTAGTCACCATAGCAGAGCACTCTATGTGCCACCCAGGTCTTCCCTGACCCCAGGATGCAGTCCATGATGGCTCGTCAGGCTTTTCAGCTTTCCACAAAGCAAAGTCCATTTTGTTTCTTTTCTCTTCATTTGAAGCTTCACCCTCAGGCTGCATTTTCTGTAGTTTTCCATATGCTGGGTATTTGCTTGTATCAAAATACACTGAGCCATCAAATGTAACATATGCCATCTCAGAATCAattagtttctttataaaatgctCTATAGTACTAATATGCTCTGAAACTCTAGTTATTATGAGTGGTTTCTCAACATTCAAAGAAGCCATATCAATCCAAAATTCGTGTTCATATTGTTTAGCAACATTTGCGAAATGTGTTTTCGTTTCAACAGCTTTCTTAATG
Coding sequences within:
- the LOC142976290 gene encoding transmembrane protein 39A; its protein translation is MSCTENESGPFVVFFLPAVVGCLTILLARRWANSQVNNTSSTAVSRRRKIIKDPLIKRPLPPIACKMMPPGSKKATGVNKKGTFPVPEEDMNGGGKRIGRISRPPSTTTLPAVGLPEIKLADGPVAPKHIPFPYIPQDGTLLFEAMTFVFTLVATGLQFLNLYRTAWWLPHSYTNQAMNFYLIDPHLVAFIVTIICRKLLLSMSLAVLRIFLVPKLMPHITIATRMFILGLVLGALAWCTYFIVLKYPIMKIFYLCYPAVIYFLLFGFHSSPFLELNNSDPPLHCCSHDAAQVRAEVDALRQDFNVRMKKIIFNSVVGAYYSSFIPCCFAQSYLYYDVYAASQQTAFVWAGLFARYTSQLVSATYCDVPHRAALHLGRWRPDNTCTEGCEVSEWCGARVWARGARVLAGSRTFVALSPAVAADPNSVAHSRFHTVFVNPSLLLCGMLCLQLSLIVLQLCLLFSSIQWHNFISIVILLFINYYTLFKMVRDYLVAWKVYKAENMIQDKNGSVHPVSN
- the CysRS-m gene encoding cysteine--tRNA ligase-like protein, mitochondrial — translated: MRKLFPVISRRLSHVCSLKPYKETKWLMPNGNPTGAYIYNCVANQKVPVILNDPHIATWYSCGPTVYDSAHIGHASCYVKLDIIQRILKSFFNIKLVTAMGMTDIDDKIIKKAVETKTHFANVAKQYEHEFWIDMASLNVEKPLIITRVSEHISTIEHFIKKLIDSEMAYVTFDGSVYFDTSKYPAYGKLQKMQPEGEASNEEKRNKMDFALWKAEKPDEPSWTASWGQGRPGWHIECSAMVTKLFGTQLDFHAGGIDLQFPHHENEEAQSCAFHNTRQWANYWIHVGHLHVKGDAKMSKSLQNTISIPSLLEKYSADVFRMACLTSNYRYQMEYNDEMMKTAEEVLNKFKFFLKDASNYVNNNAPGSGDYKDKILSDLQRIEEANIEALKSDFDTASCISNLLTLVSNANRIIKLNKTDYYPVPIVLIADYITSVLTRLGLKLQDNQDSILSDSVVDTLVEFRHAVRSNALKRKDKEMLQACDVVRDKLKSIKIQINDSNQTSSWVSVK